The following coding sequences are from one Thermoanaerobaculum aquaticum window:
- a CDS encoding 3-hydroxybutyryl-CoA dehydrogenase: MEVTKFGVVGAGQMGNGIAHVAALAGLEVVLSDVAEGVLQKAMATIAKNMDRQVAKGTVSAAQKDEALARITTTTSLEAFAGCQLVVEAVVEDFAVKAEVFRKLDGLLPESAILASNTSSISITKLAGVTGRPDRFIGMHFFNPVPVMQLVEIVRGIATSAETFQTVEALAKRMGKTPVEVNDFPGFVSNRVLMPMINEAIYAVYEGVATPEAVDAVMKLGMNHPMGPLQLADFIGLDTCLAILKVLYEGFGDPKYRPCPLLVKMVDAGWLGRKSGRGFYQYNQ, from the coding sequence ATGGAGGTTACTAAGTTTGGTGTGGTGGGTGCGGGGCAAATGGGGAACGGCATCGCCCATGTGGCGGCATTGGCCGGCCTGGAGGTGGTGCTTTCCGACGTGGCGGAAGGGGTCCTGCAAAAGGCCATGGCCACCATTGCCAAAAACATGGACCGCCAGGTGGCCAAAGGCACCGTTTCGGCGGCCCAAAAGGACGAAGCTCTGGCTCGTATCACCACCACCACGAGCCTGGAGGCTTTTGCCGGCTGTCAACTGGTGGTGGAAGCAGTGGTGGAGGACTTTGCGGTCAAGGCCGAGGTGTTCCGCAAGCTGGATGGCTTGCTTCCGGAATCGGCCATTCTCGCGTCCAATACCTCCTCCATTTCTATAACCAAACTGGCTGGGGTCACGGGCCGACCGGACCGCTTCATTGGCATGCACTTCTTCAACCCGGTACCGGTGATGCAGCTGGTGGAAATCGTGCGGGGGATTGCCACATCGGCGGAGACCTTCCAAACCGTGGAAGCGCTGGCCAAGAGGATGGGAAAGACGCCGGTGGAGGTGAACGATTTCCCGGGCTTTGTTTCCAACCGCGTGCTCATGCCCATGATTAACGAGGCCATTTACGCGGTTTACGAAGGCGTGGCAACCCCGGAAGCGGTGGACGCGGTGATGAAGCTGGGGATGAACCACCCCATGGGCCCGTTGCAGCTTGCCGATTTCATTGGGCTGGATACCTGTCTTGCCATCCTCAAGGTGCTGTACGAGGGGTTTGGCGATCCCAAGTACCGGCCCTGTCCGCTGCTGGTGAAGATGGTGGACGCGGGGTGGTTGGGGCGTAAGAGTGGGCGAGGGTTCTACCAGTACAACCAGTAA
- a CDS encoding prolyl oligopeptidase family serine peptidase, with product MKRRDCLGLVLLLVVALSCRSAAVAPKKAAFSYPQTKKVAVVEDYHGVKVADPYRWLEDLDSAETKAWVEAQNRVTFAFLEQIPARQRIYRRLQELWDYEKYSVPFARGSHYFFFHNSGLQPQSVLYVTTNLRGERRVLIDPNRLSADGTVALSGVSPSFDGRFLAYSLSEAGSDWQTWKVRRVDTGEDLPDTIRWAKFTSAAWLPDASGFYYGRYDEPEPGKEKVAANYNQKLFFHKLGTPQEADTLVYARPDHPDWSFAPEVTDDGAYLVISVRVGTDRRNRIYYQDLKKPGSEVTPLLDAFDASYEFVDNQGDTFFFLTDKDAPRGRVVAVKLGNPAPEHWQTVIPEASESLQNVTRVGDFLFARYLKDVVTQVKVFTLQGELVKVLALPGLGTASGFGGDRFQKETFFSFTSFLTPGTVYRLDLATLEPEKLFEPKLAFDASRFTAQQVFVTSKDGTKVPMFLVHRKELRRNGQNPTLLYGYGGFNIAVTPSFSPRTVAWLELGGVYAVANLRGGSEYGEAWHQAGMLKNKQNVFDDFIACAQWLIANGYTSPARLAINGGSNGGLLVGAAMTQRPDLFAAAVPAVGVMDMLRFHKFTIGWAWVSEYGSADDPDMFPVLYRYSPLHNLKDGVCYPATLVTTADHDDRVVPSHSFKFAASLQEARGCDKPALIRIETRAGHGAGKPTTKQIEETTDVLAFLVKVLGMS from the coding sequence ATGAAGCGACGGGATTGCCTCGGACTTGTTTTGCTTTTGGTTGTTGCTCTTTCGTGCCGCAGCGCGGCGGTTGCCCCAAAGAAGGCAGCGTTTTCCTACCCCCAGACCAAAAAAGTGGCGGTGGTGGAGGACTACCACGGGGTCAAGGTGGCGGATCCCTACCGCTGGCTGGAGGATTTGGACTCGGCCGAGACCAAAGCCTGGGTGGAAGCGCAAAACCGCGTGACTTTTGCTTTTCTGGAGCAAATCCCCGCACGGCAGAGGATTTACCGTCGGCTTCAAGAGCTGTGGGATTACGAGAAGTACTCGGTTCCCTTTGCCCGCGGCAGCCACTACTTCTTTTTCCACAACTCCGGGCTGCAGCCGCAAAGCGTTCTTTACGTCACCACCAACCTGCGCGGCGAGCGGCGGGTTCTCATTGACCCTAACAGGCTTTCCGCCGACGGAACGGTGGCGCTTTCCGGGGTTTCCCCCTCCTTCGATGGCCGCTTCCTGGCGTATTCCCTTTCGGAAGCCGGCTCCGACTGGCAAACCTGGAAGGTGCGTCGGGTGGATACCGGCGAGGATTTGCCGGACACCATCCGCTGGGCCAAGTTCACCTCCGCCGCCTGGCTTCCCGATGCTTCAGGGTTTTACTACGGCCGCTACGACGAGCCCGAGCCGGGCAAAGAAAAAGTGGCTGCCAACTACAACCAAAAGCTGTTCTTCCACAAGCTGGGCACGCCCCAGGAAGCGGATACCCTGGTTTACGCTCGACCGGACCACCCGGATTGGAGCTTCGCCCCGGAAGTCACCGACGACGGCGCCTATCTGGTCATTTCCGTGCGGGTGGGGACCGACCGCCGCAACCGCATTTACTACCAGGACCTGAAAAAGCCCGGCAGTGAGGTGACCCCGCTTCTGGACGCCTTCGACGCTTCTTACGAGTTTGTGGACAACCAAGGGGATACCTTCTTCTTCCTCACCGACAAGGATGCCCCCCGCGGGCGGGTGGTGGCCGTAAAGCTGGGCAACCCCGCCCCTGAACATTGGCAAACGGTCATTCCGGAAGCCAGCGAAAGCCTGCAAAACGTCACAAGGGTGGGTGATTTCCTCTTTGCCCGCTACCTCAAGGACGTGGTCACCCAGGTCAAGGTCTTCACCCTCCAGGGAGAGCTGGTGAAGGTGCTGGCCTTGCCAGGGCTGGGAACGGCCAGCGGGTTTGGTGGCGACCGCTTCCAAAAGGAAACCTTCTTTTCCTTCACCTCCTTCCTCACCCCCGGCACCGTGTACCGGCTGGACCTGGCCACCCTGGAGCCGGAAAAGCTGTTTGAACCCAAGCTGGCTTTTGACGCTTCCCGCTTTACCGCTCAGCAGGTGTTTGTAACCTCCAAAGACGGCACGAAGGTGCCGATGTTTTTGGTACACAGGAAAGAGCTCCGCCGGAACGGCCAGAACCCCACGCTTTTGTACGGCTACGGCGGCTTCAACATTGCGGTAACGCCCAGCTTTTCCCCGCGCACCGTTGCTTGGCTGGAGCTGGGTGGTGTGTATGCGGTGGCCAACCTGCGGGGGGGCAGCGAGTACGGCGAAGCGTGGCACCAGGCGGGGATGCTCAAAAACAAGCAAAACGTTTTCGATGACTTCATTGCCTGTGCGCAGTGGCTCATTGCCAACGGCTACACCTCTCCCGCCCGGCTCGCCATCAACGGCGGCTCCAACGGCGGTTTGCTGGTGGGGGCAGCCATGACGCAAAGGCCTGACCTCTTTGCCGCGGCGGTACCGGCGGTAGGGGTCATGGACATGCTGCGCTTCCACAAGTTCACCATTGGCTGGGCGTGGGTTTCCGAGTACGGCAGCGCCGACGATCCCGACATGTTCCCCGTGCTCTACCGCTATTCCCCCTTGCACAACCTCAAGGACGGGGTGTGCTACCCCGCCACCCTGGTCACCACCGCCGACCACGACGACCGGGTGGTGCCTTCCCACTCCTTCAAGTTTGCCGCCAGTTTGCAGGAAGCCCGGGGCTGCGACAAACCGGCACTCATCCGCATCGAAACCCGCGCCGGCCACGGAGCGGGCAAGCCCACCACCAAGCAAATCGAGGAAACCACCGACGTGCTGGCGTTCCTGGTGAAGGTACTGGGCATGAGCTAA
- the trmB gene encoding tRNA (guanine(46)-N(7))-methyltransferase TrmB, translated as MSQVLTVPRPESLVVALDEVPLPLTAEALFGRRCPFELELGVGKGRFAIAWAQAHPEIGLLGVERARKYLELAALRAARAGVSNLRLVHTTAEDLLFRCLREGSLAAVHVYFPDPWPKKRHHKRRFFRPENVSRLAEVMEEGALLRVKTDHPEYAQVIREVVGADRRFVPVSAPEAFAEVPPTHFEIKYQGQGRPVHLMAWRRVSQF; from the coding sequence ATGAGCCAGGTGCTCACCGTGCCCCGCCCGGAAAGCCTCGTGGTGGCGCTGGACGAGGTGCCGCTACCGCTTACCGCCGAAGCTCTTTTTGGCCGGCGGTGTCCTTTCGAGCTGGAACTGGGCGTGGGCAAAGGGCGCTTTGCCATTGCCTGGGCTCAGGCCCACCCAGAAATTGGCCTTCTTGGTGTGGAACGGGCCCGCAAGTACCTGGAGCTTGCGGCCCTGCGGGCAGCCCGGGCGGGGGTAAGCAACTTGCGGTTGGTGCACACCACCGCCGAGGATTTGCTGTTCCGTTGCTTGCGGGAGGGCTCGCTGGCAGCCGTGCACGTTTACTTCCCCGATCCCTGGCCCAAGAAACGCCACCACAAGCGCCGTTTCTTTCGCCCGGAAAACGTTTCGCGCCTGGCCGAGGTCATGGAGGAGGGGGCGCTTTTACGGGTGAAAACCGACCACCCGGAGTACGCGCAGGTGATCCGGGAGGTGGTGGGCGCCGATAGGCGCTTTGTTCCGGTGTCCGCTCCCGAGGCGTTTGCCGAGGTCCCGCCCACCCATTTCGAAATCAAGTACCAGGGGCAGGGGCGACCGGTGCACCTCATGGCCTGGCGGCGGGTATCGCAGTTTTAA
- a CDS encoding 6-phosphofructokinase, with translation MKVRRLGVLTGGGDAPGLNAVIRAVVKSCLFSHRVTPVGIYDGFSGLVEGKAKELELDDIWGILPRGGTILGTTNRHNPFRYPFRRPDGVEEIVDASQAVVRNFEKLGLDALVVIGGDGSLAIAERMHRELGLPVVGVPKTIDNDISATEVTFGFATAMEAAADALDRLHTTAEAHHRVMLLEVMGRDAGWIALHAGLAGGADVILIPEIPFRFEPVIAKFRARERRGRPFSLVVVAEGAAPQGGSQVFQAEDKVTGWKRLGGISYLVAQEIAERSGYEVRVTVLGHIQRGGSPVPVDRILATRFGVEATRLAVEGQFGTMVALQCGEIVSVPLSEAVGHLKRVPVNSQLVKAARAIGIVFGDEDPEMVEASEG, from the coding sequence GTGAAGGTTCGACGCTTAGGGGTTTTGACCGGTGGCGGGGACGCCCCGGGGCTTAACGCGGTGATCCGCGCGGTGGTCAAGAGCTGCTTGTTTTCCCACCGGGTGACGCCGGTGGGCATTTACGATGGCTTTTCCGGTTTGGTGGAAGGGAAGGCCAAAGAGCTGGAGCTGGACGACATTTGGGGCATCCTGCCCCGGGGCGGCACGATCCTGGGCACCACCAACCGCCACAACCCCTTCCGCTACCCCTTCCGGCGACCGGACGGGGTGGAGGAAATCGTGGACGCCTCCCAGGCGGTGGTACGCAACTTTGAAAAGCTGGGTTTGGATGCCTTGGTGGTCATTGGCGGTGACGGCTCGCTGGCCATTGCCGAGCGCATGCACCGGGAGCTGGGGCTGCCGGTGGTGGGGGTGCCCAAGACCATTGACAACGACATCTCCGCCACCGAGGTGACCTTTGGCTTTGCCACCGCCATGGAGGCCGCCGCCGACGCTTTGGACCGCCTCCACACCACCGCCGAGGCCCACCATCGGGTCATGCTCCTGGAGGTGATGGGCCGGGATGCCGGTTGGATTGCCCTTCACGCTGGCCTTGCCGGCGGCGCCGATGTGATCCTCATCCCGGAGATCCCCTTCCGCTTTGAACCGGTGATTGCCAAATTCCGGGCCCGGGAACGCCGGGGACGACCGTTTTCCCTGGTGGTGGTGGCGGAAGGCGCAGCGCCCCAGGGCGGCTCACAGGTGTTTCAGGCGGAGGACAAGGTCACCGGTTGGAAGCGATTGGGCGGGATTTCCTACCTGGTGGCGCAGGAAATTGCCGAGCGCTCGGGGTACGAAGTGCGGGTCACGGTGCTGGGCCACATCCAGCGGGGCGGCTCGCCTGTGCCCGTGGACCGCATCTTGGCCACCCGCTTTGGCGTGGAGGCCACCCGCCTGGCCGTGGAGGGGCAGTTTGGCACCATGGTGGCGTTGCAGTGTGGGGAAATCGTTTCGGTGCCGCTTTCGGAAGCGGTGGGCCACCTCAAGCGGGTACCCGTAAACTCGCAGCTGGTTAAGGCCGCCCGCGCCATTGGCATCGTCTTCGGCGACGAGGACCCCGAAATGGTGGAAGCCTCGGAAGGGTGA
- a CDS encoding deoxycytidylate deaminase: MRVSWDRYFMNLAREAATRSTCPRKAVGAVLVRDKAVLATGYNGSIRGLAHCTEVGCMIENGHCVRTVHAEANALIQAARHGVRIEGADCYVTASPCWDCFKLLANAGVRRIVFAEFYRDEKIWEFARQAGIELVELGWEDAR; encoded by the coding sequence ATGAGGGTTTCCTGGGACCGCTACTTCATGAACTTGGCGAGGGAAGCGGCCACCCGCTCCACCTGCCCGCGAAAGGCGGTAGGAGCGGTGCTAGTACGGGATAAAGCGGTGCTGGCCACCGGCTACAACGGTTCCATCAGGGGGCTTGCCCATTGCACCGAGGTGGGGTGTATGATCGAAAACGGCCACTGCGTGCGCACCGTGCACGCCGAGGCCAACGCCCTCATCCAGGCGGCCCGTCACGGGGTGCGCATTGAGGGGGCGGACTGCTACGTGACCGCCTCTCCCTGCTGGGACTGCTTCAAGCTTCTGGCCAACGCTGGGGTTCGCCGCATCGTCTTTGCCGAGTTTTACCGGGATGAGAAGATTTGGGAGTTTGCCCGGCAAGCGGGCATTGAGCTCGTGGAGCTGGGTTGGGAGGACGCAAGGTGA
- the ispG gene encoding flavodoxin-dependent (E)-4-hydroxy-3-methylbut-2-enyl-diphosphate synthase — MTAFARKPTVGVKVGSLTIGGGAPIVVQAMTNTDTTDAAATAQQILELWQAGAELVRITVNNDQAAKAVPEIRARLHDAGCTVPLVGDFHFNGHLLLTRYPQCAEVLDKYRINPGNVGRGEKKDENFLTFCRLARDLGKAIRIGVNAGSLDPELVMAKMQENTAKNLGLSSEEVISQCMVVSALKSLELAVSSGLGEDRIVISCKISRPPELIKVYRRLAELTRQPLHLGLTEAGMGRRGIVWSTAAMAVLLAEGIGDTIRVSLTPSPGGDRREEVWIACEMLQALGIRSFAPSVTACPGCGRTTSTTFQELAQRVDSYLKERLPQWRKEFPGVEELKVAVMGCVVNGPGESKAANIGISLPGTGEAPACPVYVDGVQVATLKGTPEELAEAFLSLVENYVVTRYGKREERLLEPAS; from the coding sequence GTGACGGCTTTTGCGAGAAAACCCACGGTTGGTGTGAAGGTCGGTTCGCTCACCATTGGCGGTGGGGCACCCATCGTGGTGCAAGCCATGACCAACACCGACACCACCGATGCTGCAGCCACGGCCCAGCAAATCCTCGAGCTTTGGCAAGCTGGCGCCGAGTTGGTGCGGATTACCGTCAATAACGATCAGGCCGCTAAAGCCGTGCCGGAAATCCGGGCACGCTTGCACGATGCCGGCTGTACGGTGCCGCTGGTGGGCGACTTTCATTTCAACGGCCACCTGCTCTTGACCCGTTATCCCCAGTGCGCGGAAGTTTTGGACAAGTACCGCATCAACCCCGGAAACGTGGGGCGCGGGGAAAAGAAGGACGAAAACTTCCTGACCTTTTGCCGGCTGGCCCGGGACCTGGGGAAGGCCATCCGCATTGGCGTCAACGCCGGCTCGTTGGATCCCGAGCTGGTGATGGCCAAGATGCAGGAAAACACCGCGAAAAACTTGGGGCTTTCCTCCGAGGAGGTGATTTCCCAGTGCATGGTGGTTTCCGCCCTGAAGTCTTTGGAGCTTGCCGTAAGCTCCGGGCTTGGCGAGGACCGCATCGTGATTTCCTGCAAGATCTCGCGCCCCCCTGAGCTCATCAAGGTGTACAGGAGGCTTGCGGAACTTACCCGTCAGCCGTTGCACCTGGGCCTTACCGAGGCCGGCATGGGCCGCCGCGGCATCGTTTGGTCCACCGCCGCCATGGCGGTGCTGCTGGCGGAAGGCATTGGTGACACCATTCGCGTTTCCCTCACGCCCTCCCCGGGGGGCGATCGCCGGGAAGAGGTGTGGATAGCCTGCGAGATGCTGCAAGCTTTGGGCATCCGCTCCTTTGCCCCGTCGGTTACCGCTTGCCCGGGTTGCGGCCGCACCACCTCCACCACCTTCCAGGAGCTGGCCCAGCGGGTGGACAGCTACCTCAAGGAGCGGCTCCCCCAGTGGCGAAAGGAGTTCCCCGGGGTGGAGGAGCTCAAGGTGGCGGTCATGGGGTGCGTGGTGAACGGGCCTGGGGAGTCCAAAGCCGCCAACATTGGCATTTCTCTGCCGGGCACGGGGGAAGCGCCGGCCTGCCCGGTGTACGTGGACGGGGTGCAGGTGGCCACCCTCAAGGGGACACCCGAGGAGCTCGCCGAAGCGTTCTTGTCGTTGGTGGAAAATTACGTGGTCACACGCTACGGCAAGAGGGAGGAGCGCTTACTGGAGCCGGCCTCGTAG
- a CDS encoding putative bifunctional diguanylate cyclase/phosphodiesterase, giving the protein MAPQSRKAQGKVCANLDWNGVLKALSRLLAGGSVDETLGLLGEATGVDRVYVFSVHPHPESGVPACSQLWEWCRSGVEPQIDNPALQNLEIEKAGFGRWVVELSAGRPIVGLVAEFPQEERPLLQAQGIQSILVAPIFRADQLWGFVGFDSVREARLWQAQEQEVLQTVAAALGDQLAQRETRMELEQAEERWRNFLERVPDAIIVHNGTQVLYANPAAHTLFGINTPQGLLGKAGRELVHGSAWALVEQRVNAMLEKEEPAPTIELAYTRADGSVFLAETRSVPMWLGKRKVIISVLRDLGERRRWLEQIQHLAYHDGLTDLPNRRLLRERAEQLLALARRHKFPVALGYLDLDRFKEVNDTLGHDAGDELLQAVAVRLARVARETDTVARLGGDEFAILWPQTGHEGARIAASRVLECFQQPFSVRQEVISVEASLGIAVFPGDGDSLDELMRAADVAMYRAKAARSGFAFYSPEMDRYSRARLAFLEQLKRALHSEGIVFYFQPILTTDTGELVLAETLASLVVADQVLPAGHFVPLLQELGRLPELDALALRVAAGAARRLGIPVSVNVAAPTLQMDAFVEKLKDLLSAHDLPPKFLWLEITESALVPEVEEAAAKLRQARALGVHVALDDFGTGYSSLALLRDVPADLVKLDASFVGVATGDQRGEALLQGIVDLAHRLGVKVVAEGVESPREFDLVRRIGCDFVQGFKFCPALPEEDERWQQLRGRLQ; this is encoded by the coding sequence GTGGCACCGCAATCTCGTAAAGCGCAAGGGAAAGTTTGTGCCAATTTAGATTGGAACGGGGTCCTGAAGGCCCTTTCCCGGCTTCTGGCCGGGGGCTCGGTGGACGAGACCCTGGGGCTTTTAGGGGAGGCCACAGGGGTTGACCGGGTTTACGTCTTTTCCGTCCACCCCCATCCCGAAAGCGGGGTCCCGGCCTGTAGCCAGCTCTGGGAGTGGTGCCGCTCCGGGGTGGAACCGCAAATTGACAACCCCGCGCTGCAAAATCTCGAAATTGAGAAAGCTGGATTCGGCCGCTGGGTGGTGGAGCTTTCAGCGGGAAGGCCCATTGTGGGTTTGGTTGCGGAGTTTCCGCAGGAGGAAAGGCCGCTTCTGCAAGCGCAGGGGATCCAATCCATTCTGGTGGCCCCGATTTTCCGCGCCGACCAGCTTTGGGGCTTTGTGGGCTTTGATTCGGTGAGGGAAGCTCGGCTCTGGCAGGCCCAGGAGCAGGAAGTCCTGCAAACGGTGGCGGCAGCCTTGGGAGATCAACTGGCCCAACGGGAGACCCGGATGGAACTGGAGCAAGCGGAGGAGCGCTGGCGGAACTTCTTGGAGCGCGTGCCGGATGCCATCATCGTGCACAACGGCACCCAGGTGCTTTACGCCAACCCGGCAGCCCACACGCTTTTTGGCATCAACACGCCCCAGGGGCTTTTGGGCAAGGCGGGGAGGGAGCTGGTGCACGGCAGCGCGTGGGCCCTGGTGGAGCAGCGGGTGAACGCCATGCTGGAAAAGGAGGAGCCCGCTCCCACCATCGAGCTGGCCTATACCCGCGCCGATGGCTCGGTTTTTCTGGCGGAAACCCGTTCGGTGCCCATGTGGTTGGGCAAGCGCAAGGTCATCATCTCGGTACTGCGGGATTTAGGGGAGCGGCGCCGGTGGCTGGAGCAAATTCAGCACCTGGCCTACCACGACGGGCTCACCGACCTGCCCAACCGCCGCCTCTTGCGGGAGCGGGCCGAGCAGCTTTTGGCGCTGGCTCGACGGCATAAGTTTCCGGTGGCCCTGGGCTACCTGGACCTGGACCGCTTCAAGGAAGTCAACGACACCTTAGGTCACGATGCCGGGGATGAGCTTTTGCAGGCGGTGGCCGTGAGGCTGGCCCGTGTGGCCCGGGAGACCGATACCGTAGCCCGCTTGGGTGGCGATGAGTTCGCCATCCTGTGGCCGCAAACCGGCCATGAAGGCGCCCGCATTGCTGCCAGTAGGGTTTTGGAGTGCTTCCAGCAACCTTTTTCCGTACGCCAAGAGGTGATTTCGGTGGAGGCTTCTCTGGGCATTGCTGTTTTCCCCGGGGATGGCGACAGCCTGGACGAGCTCATGCGGGCGGCGGACGTGGCCATGTACCGGGCCAAGGCGGCGCGTTCGGGTTTTGCCTTTTACTCCCCGGAAATGGACCGCTACTCCCGCGCCCGTCTGGCCTTTTTGGAGCAGCTCAAGCGGGCCCTGCATTCGGAAGGGATCGTCTTTTACTTTCAGCCCATCCTGACGACGGATACCGGCGAGCTGGTGCTGGCGGAAACGCTGGCCAGTCTGGTGGTGGCCGACCAGGTGCTGCCCGCGGGGCACTTTGTGCCCCTGCTCCAGGAGCTGGGGCGTTTGCCGGAGCTGGATGCCTTGGCCCTCAGGGTGGCGGCAGGGGCCGCCCGTCGCCTTGGGATTCCGGTGAGCGTCAACGTGGCGGCGCCAACCCTGCAGATGGATGCCTTTGTGGAAAAGCTGAAGGACCTGCTGAGCGCCCACGACCTTCCCCCGAAGTTCCTGTGGCTGGAAATTACCGAGTCGGCGCTGGTGCCGGAAGTGGAGGAGGCTGCGGCCAAGCTCCGTCAAGCCCGTGCTCTCGGCGTGCACGTGGCGCTGGACGACTTCGGCACCGGCTATTCCTCTCTGGCGCTTTTGCGCGATGTCCCCGCGGACCTGGTGAAGCTCGATGCTTCCTTTGTGGGTGTGGCCACCGGGGACCAGCGAGGGGAAGCGCTGCTACAGGGGATCGTGGACCTGGCCCACCGGCTGGGGGTGAAGGTGGTGGCGGAAGGTGTGGAAAGCCCCCGGGAGTTTGATCTGGTGCGTCGCATTGGCTGCGACTTTGTGCAGGGGTTCAAGTTCTGTCCGGCGCTTCCCGAAGAAGACGAGCGCTGGCAGCAGCTACGAGGCCGGCTCCAGTAA
- a CDS encoding deoxyhypusine synthase family protein, with translation MQYAREVREFIRHHFRHFNAAVVVDAAESFRQFVESGNKMLVAMAGAMSTAELGISLAEMIRQGKVHAISCTGANLEEDIYNLVAHDFYVRVPHWRSLTADDEVALWKRHLNRVTDTCIPEEEAIRRIEGAVMEEWLAADRNGESYFPHEFFYRVLRSGKLDKYFQIDPRDSWVYAAMEADLPIFVPGWEDSTTGNIYAAHCIAGDIKNVHTVKGGIQYMMELAQWYKKQTQDGTKVGFFQIGGGIAGDFAICAVPMMRQDLQWKDIPLWGYFCQISDSTTSYGSYSGAVPNEKITWEKLGPDTPRFIIESDATIVAPLIFAYVLG, from the coding sequence ATGCAGTACGCCCGGGAAGTTCGGGAGTTTATCCGTCATCATTTTCGCCATTTCAACGCTGCCGTGGTGGTGGACGCTGCGGAGAGCTTTCGCCAGTTTGTGGAATCCGGCAACAAGATGCTGGTGGCCATGGCCGGGGCCATGAGCACCGCAGAGCTGGGCATTTCCCTGGCGGAAATGATTCGTCAGGGCAAGGTGCACGCCATTAGCTGCACCGGTGCCAACCTGGAAGAGGACATCTACAACTTGGTGGCCCACGATTTTTACGTGCGTGTCCCCCACTGGCGAAGCCTCACCGCCGATGACGAGGTGGCGCTGTGGAAGCGGCACCTCAACCGGGTCACCGATACCTGCATTCCCGAAGAGGAAGCTATCCGCCGCATTGAGGGCGCGGTGATGGAGGAGTGGCTGGCCGCCGATCGTAACGGCGAGTCGTACTTCCCCCACGAGTTTTTCTACCGGGTTTTGCGCTCCGGTAAGCTCGATAAGTACTTCCAAATTGATCCCAGGGATAGCTGGGTGTACGCAGCCATGGAGGCGGACCTCCCGATTTTCGTTCCCGGGTGGGAGGACTCCACCACCGGCAACATTTACGCGGCCCACTGCATCGCCGGTGACATCAAAAACGTGCATACGGTGAAAGGCGGAATCCAGTACATGATGGAGCTGGCGCAGTGGTACAAGAAGCAAACGCAAGATGGAACCAAGGTGGGATTTTTCCAAATTGGTGGCGGCATTGCTGGCGATTTTGCCATTTGCGCGGTGCCCATGATGCGCCAGGATTTGCAGTGGAAAGACATTCCACTTTGGGGGTATTTCTGCCAGATTTCCGACTCCACCACAAGCTACGGATCCTACTCGGGGGCAGTGCCCAACGAGAAAATTACCTGGGAAAAGCTGGGGCCTGATACGCCCCGTTTCATCATCGAGTCGGACGCCACCATCGTTGCGCCCCTCATTTTTGCCTACGTGTTAGGGTGA
- the lipA gene encoding lipoyl synthase: MSVRLPTWIAERKLSLASLREVRQVMSAGGLHTVCDEARCPNRSECFSRRTATFLIMGDTCTRNCRYCSIAHGKPLPLDPEEPRRLAQAARELGLRHVVVTSVDRDDLPDGGASHFARVIAALRELEPPVTVEVLTPDFRGLLSAVDTVIAAGPDVYNHNVETVPRLYPQVRRQGRYQWALAVLARVAEKAPKMVRKSGIMVGLGETKEEVQQVLRDLRAVNCQVVTVGQYLQPTGKQVPVARYWHPQEFDEIAEYGASLGLEVIAGPFVRSSYHAEEAFLNVRKGEKKPVVLR; the protein is encoded by the coding sequence ATGAGCGTGCGTTTACCCACGTGGATTGCCGAGCGCAAGCTTTCCCTTGCCAGCTTGCGGGAGGTCCGGCAGGTGATGAGTGCCGGAGGCCTGCACACGGTGTGCGACGAGGCTCGCTGCCCCAACCGCAGCGAGTGCTTTTCCCGCCGCACCGCTACCTTCCTGATCATGGGGGACACCTGCACCCGCAACTGCCGGTACTGTTCCATCGCCCATGGCAAGCCGCTCCCGCTGGATCCAGAGGAGCCCAGGCGGTTGGCGCAAGCGGCCCGCGAGCTGGGGCTGCGCCACGTGGTGGTGACCTCCGTGGACCGCGACGATTTGCCCGATGGGGGAGCCTCCCACTTTGCCAGAGTCATTGCCGCTCTGCGGGAGCTGGAGCCGCCGGTGACGGTGGAGGTTTTGACCCCCGATTTTCGTGGTCTTCTCTCAGCGGTGGACACGGTGATTGCCGCTGGACCCGATGTTTACAACCACAACGTGGAAACGGTTCCTCGCCTTTACCCCCAGGTGCGCCGCCAGGGCCGCTACCAGTGGGCGCTTGCGGTGCTGGCGCGGGTGGCGGAAAAGGCCCCAAAGATGGTGCGGAAGTCGGGCATCATGGTGGGTCTTGGGGAGACCAAGGAAGAAGTGCAGCAGGTCTTACGGGACTTGCGGGCCGTTAACTGTCAGGTGGTGACGGTGGGTCAGTACCTGCAGCCCACCGGCAAACAGGTGCCGGTGGCGCGCTACTGGCACCCCCAGGAGTTCGACGAAATCGCCGAATACGGGGCGTCCCTGGGGCTGGAGGTGATTGCCGGGCCGTTCGTCCGTTCCTCCTACCACGCGGAGGAGGCCTTCCTCAACGTTCGCAAAGGCGAAAAAAAACCCGTGGTTTTGCGATAA